TTTTCTGTCGGAGACATAAAGTCTCGATAAAAGCAGACTGTAATTTGGAAATGCTGGGACGCTAGAGGAGCTGGTGTATCCGGGGAAAATTCAACGCGAAGCACCTAAGCAGTGTGTACTACTTGCTCACCCAAGTGGACCTGCTCCCTGGAACCCCGATGGTTGCTCCACTGTTCATCCTTGGCTTTGCACTCTTCAATGGCACTTGGCGGCTCCAGTTAGGCTCTGACAGGCTCGATCTTCTGGGCTCCTGAAACGTGACAACTTCGACTCACTGCTCAGGCTTACTCTTCGACGGGCCGGATGTATATATTTAACAAAAGATCTCGCCCGACTGCACCCAACGTTTCGCCATGAAAGTGGGGAACGGGAGACTTTGCGAGACTTGTGAAAATCTGTTGAGGACTACCGAGATGCTCGGCCATGGTTTCGAGACACAAAATTGATGTATAGTATGAGGTACAAAAAAGATGTGGGATTACCATCATCCCATTCAAGAGCCATGTGCATCTGCCTCGTCCCTCGGTCTGCCCGCAGCCCGATGCATATAAATGGCCCGCTCTATTGCTTATCTTCGACTCATTTGCCAGAATCCGAGTACAGAGCTCCAATGCCCCAGTACTGCTCTGCATTGAACGTTGCTGCCTCGGCATGCTTCCAAAGGTCGTTAAAAGCAGAAAAGAGAATGACGTCGCTCGGATGGCTTGCATACGCCTTCTTGATCGAGTCGACAGCCAACTTCTGCTGCTCAAGACCGGGCACGGCAGCTCCGTTGGCGTTGCCCTTCCACGGCCATCCAGTCTCTGTGCAAACGACGCGCTTGCTTCGGTTCGACAGCTTGGCCTGGACCTCGCCCACCATCCGAGTGATGAAAGCACCTGCATCCTTTGCCGCCGTGCTACTATCGAAAAAGGGATGGATGTTCATCGCGCAGTAGTCCGACACGTCGCAGAGCGAAGGATTCGCAAGGACGGCCACGAATGTATCGACAGTGACAACGGGACCTGTGTAACCAGCAGCGCGGAGAAGCTGCCGCGTCTGGCCAACAGCGGTCACCATCTGCTGCGCTGTCGCCTTGCCATTGTTGACCAACTCGTTACCGACACTGACAGTGTCAATCAGAGACCAGTCACTGCCGACGGCTGAAACAATCGTTGCGACCTGGGTTGGGATCGAGCTGATGTCGAAGATGCCCAAGAAGAGCTTCACGCCAGCATTTTTCGCCGCAGACAGAGCATTGGCGACCTGATTGCAATCGGTGCCGTAGGTGCGGACGACCGAGTATTTTCCTTTCAGTTCGGTAAAGTCGGCATCAATCTGCTCAGCTGTCTTGCACTGTCCCGCTGCGGTGTAGGGAGCATAGGCTATGCCA
This sequence is a window from Colletotrichum higginsianum IMI 349063 chromosome 8, whole genome shotgun sequence. Protein-coding genes within it:
- a CDS encoding Cell wall glucanase; translation: MKSAGLPSAIALALIGLSAAHPQGSRDAREAAVRPQKIIVADSSIADPTEAPQVVVYVDEEGRPLETTTETVRFVPAYRSISRFPMPMGLETRSRDVGSRAASSQPFTNTLDASSSALSSAPSSSSSSSSPSPMPSSYSTPNTTLHGIAYAPYTAAGQCKTAEQIDADFTELKGKYSVVRTYGTDCNQVANALSAAKNAGVKLFLGIFDISSIPTQVATIVSAVGSDWSLIDTVSVGNELVNNGKATAQQMVTAVGQTRQLLRAAGYTGPVVTVDTFVAVLANPSLCDVSDYCAMNIHPFFDSSTAAKDAGAFITRMVGEVQAKLSNRSKRVVCTETGWPWKGNANGAAVPGLEQQKLAVDSIKKAYASHPSDVILFSAFNDLWKHAEAATFNAEQYWGIGALYSDSGK